One stretch of Tepidibacter hydrothermalis DNA includes these proteins:
- the rplS gene encoding 50S ribosomal protein L19, translated as MDIIRAIEQEQLKKEIPAFGTGDTVKVHIKIKEGKRERVQMFEGVVIKRQGGGNRETFTVRKISFGVGVEKVLPVHSPKIEKIEVVRKGRVRRSKIYYIRERVGKKAKIKEAK; from the coding sequence ATGGATATAATAAGAGCTATTGAGCAAGAACAACTTAAGAAAGAAATACCTGCATTTGGAACTGGTGATACTGTAAAGGTACATATCAAGATCAAAGAGGGTAAAAGAGAAAGAGTTCAAATGTTTGAAGGAGTAGTTATCAAAAGACAAGGTGGAGGAAATAGAGAAACTTTCACTGTAAGAAAAATATCTTTTGGTGTAGGTGTTGAAAAAGTATTACCTGTTCACTCTCCAAAAATCGAAAAAATCGAAGTTGTTAGAAAAGGAAGAGTTAGAAGATCTAAGATCTACTACATCCGTGAAAGAGTTGGAAAGAAAGCTAAAATTAAAGAAGCTAAGTAA
- the ylqF gene encoding ribosome biogenesis GTPase YlqF translates to MDDRMNINWYPGHMKKTKEALQKNLKLIDVVVELLDSRIPFSSKNPDVDRIIKDKPKVVVLNKSDMADPSKIKIWQDYYESRGIKAIPVNTISGKGVDKIIQECREAMREKMEALVKKGRKERAIRLMIVGVPNVGKSTLINKLAKRKSTQTGDRPGVTKGNQWVKLKGDLELLDTPGILWPRFEDENVAMNLAFTRAIKDEILDIETLALRFIEKLEDIYPDNLKERYKLEELGQTPLETMEMIGVKRGCLMARKEIDYTRVAKIVLNEFRDGKTGKMTLEVPSDFEK, encoded by the coding sequence ATGGATGATAGAATGAATATAAACTGGTATCCTGGACATATGAAAAAAACTAAAGAAGCACTACAAAAAAATCTTAAACTAATAGATGTAGTAGTAGAACTATTAGATAGTAGAATTCCTTTTAGTAGTAAGAATCCAGATGTAGATAGAATAATAAAGGACAAGCCAAAGGTTGTAGTTTTAAACAAGTCTGATATGGCAGATCCAAGCAAGATAAAAATATGGCAAGACTATTATGAATCAAGAGGTATTAAAGCCATACCTGTAAATACAATATCTGGAAAAGGTGTAGATAAGATAATACAAGAATGTAGAGAAGCAATGAGAGAAAAGATGGAAGCATTAGTTAAAAAAGGAAGAAAAGAAAGAGCTATTAGACTTATGATAGTTGGAGTTCCAAATGTAGGTAAATCAACACTTATAAACAAGCTTGCTAAAAGAAAAAGTACTCAAACTGGAGATAGACCTGGAGTTACAAAGGGAAATCAATGGGTTAAATTAAAAGGAGATTTAGAACTTCTAGATACACCTGGAATACTTTGGCCAAGATTTGAAGATGAAAATGTAGCTATGAATCTAGCATTTACAAGAGCTATAAAGGATGAAATACTAGATATAGAGACACTTGCTTTAAGATTTATAGAAAAGCTTGAAGATATATATCCTGATAACTTAAAAGAAAGATATAAGCTAGAAGAATTAGGTCAAACACCTCTTGAAACTATGGAGATGATAGGAGTTAAAAGAGGATGCTTAATGGCACGTAAAGAAATAGATTATACAAGAGTTGCAAAGATAGTTCTAAATGAATTTAGAGATGGTAAAACAGGAAAAATGACTTTAGAAGTGCCTTCGGACTTTGAAAAATAA